In Musa acuminata AAA Group cultivar baxijiao chromosome BXJ3-9, Cavendish_Baxijiao_AAA, whole genome shotgun sequence, a single genomic region encodes these proteins:
- the LOC103998929 gene encoding hydroxyproline O-galactosyltransferase GALT6 translates to MRRPAKLEAALSLGRKRTMQGLLAAAILYVALVFLFEFPVLFGRIPSPSSSSSSIYAAAGLLGGDGLGLSLHLGAEDRHAPLRPSRRTHLLRGSALGPTGFRVPSDRRRSMTVSGLDFRIVNATAAGRGPFSGLDKVARDAWEVGRNLLEELKAAPFAAPAVATKDENRTEDGCPHSIILSGEKFLERGRVMVIPCGLTLGSHITLVAKSYQAHPEYDPKIATLSDGEKEIMVSQFMMELQGLKTVDGEDPPRILHFNPRLKGDWSGRPVIEQNTCYRMQWGSAQRCEGWKSMANEETVDGLPKCEKWIRDDDNQMEESKMAWWLNRLIGRTKKISVNWPYPFAEDKLFVLTLSAGLEGYHVNVDGRHVTSFPYRTGFVLEDATGLWVNGDLHVQSIFAGSLPTSHPSFAPQKNLEMLAEWQALPLPDGPVELFIGILSAGNHFAERMAVRKAWMRTVRKSSNMVARFFVALHGRKEVNVELKKEAEFFGDIVIVPFLDSYDLVVLKTVAICEYGVHTVSAHYIMKCDDDTFVRVDSVLNEVKKVSSDKSLYVGNMNYYHKPLREGKWAVTYEEWPEEDYPAYANGPGYVVSSDIAHFIISEFEKHKLRLFKMEDVSMGMWVEQFNNSRAVEYIHSVKFCQFGCIDDYYTAHYQSPRQMTCLWDKLQAGKPRCCNMR, encoded by the exons ATGAGGCGACCGGCGAAGCTGGAGGCGGCGCTGTCTCTTGGAAGGAAGCGAACCATGCAGGGCCTCCTGGCCGCTGCCATTCTCTACGTGGCGCTCGTCTTCCTCTTCGAGTTCCCCGTCCTCTTCGGCCGGATCCCctccccatcctcctcctcctcctccatctacGCCGCCGCCGGGCTCCTTGGTGGCGACGGCCTCGGCCTCTCCCTCCACCTTGGCGCCGAGGATCGGCATGCCCCCCTCCGCCCCTCCCGGCGCACCCACCTCCTCCGCGGCTCCGCCCTCGGCCCCACCGGCTTCCGCGTCCCGTCTGACCGCCGGCGGTCGATGACCGTCTCGGGGCTCGATTTCCGGATCGTCAATGCCACCGCCGCCGGCCGCGGGCCGTTCTCCGGTCTCGACAAGGTCGCGAGGGACGCGTGGGAGGTGGGGCGGAATCTTTTGGAGGAGCTAAAGGCGGCGCCTTTTGCGGCCCCCGCGGTGGCCACGAAGGACGAGAACAGGACGGAGGACGGCTGTCCGCACTCGATCATACTTTCCGGGGAGAAGTTCCTTGAGCGGGGGAGGGTAATGGTGATACCCTGTGGGCTGACGTTGGGATCACACATCACCCTGGTTGCGAAGTCGTACCAGGCCCACCCAGAGTACGACCCCAAGATCGCGACCTTGAGCGACGGGGAGAAGGAGATCATGGTGTCTCAGTTTATGATGGAGCTGCAGGGGCTCAAGACGGTGGATGGGGAAGACCCGCCCAGGATCCTCCATTTCAACCCCAGGTTAAAGGGGGATTGGAGCGGGAGGCCTGTGATCGAGCAGAACACGTGCTACCGCATGCAGTGGGGATCGGCCCAACGGTGTGAAGGTTGGAAGTCCATGGCCAATGAGGAAACCG TCGATGGGCTTCCGAAGTGTGAAAAGTGGATCCGTGATGATGACAACCAGATGGAGGAGTCAAAGATGGCATGGTGGTTGAACCGCTTGATTGGTCGGACGAAGAAGATTTCTGTTAATTGGCCATATCCATTTGCAGAAGACAAGTTGTTTGTCCTCACTCTAAGTGCTGGATTGGAAGGTTATCATGTCAATGTTGATGGGAGACATGTGACCTCTTTTCCTTACCGCACT GGTTTTGTTCTTGAGGATGCAACAGGCCTGTGGGTGAATGGGGATCTTCATGTCCAATCCATTTTTGCTGGTTCATTGCCTACATCTCATCCTAGCTTTGCTCCACAGAAGAATCTAGAAATGTTAGCAGAATGGCAGGCACTGCCACTTCCTGATGGACCAGTTGAACTTTTCATTGGCATCCTTTCTGCAGGCAACCATTTTGCAGAACGTATGGCCGTCAGGAAGGCATGGATGCGTACAGTTAGAAAATCATCCAATATGGTTGCTCGGTTTTTTGTTGCTCTG CATGGAAGAAAGGAAGTGAATGTTGAGTTGAAGAAAGAGGCAGAGTTCTTTGGTGATATTGTCATAGTGCCTTTTCTGGACAGCTATGATCTTGTTGTTCTCAAGACTGTTGCCATATGTGAATATGGG GTTCATACTGTTTCTGCTCACTATATAATGAAATGCGATGATGATACCTTCGTTAGAGTTGATTCTGTATTGAATGAAGTGAAGAAAGTCTCCAGTGATAAAAGCCTATATGTGGGTAACATGAATTACTACCACAAGCCATTGCGAGAAGGGAAATGGGCAGTTACATATGAG GAATGGCCTGAAGAGGATTATCCAGCATATGCAAATGGCCCTGGTTATGTTGTATCATCTGACATAGCACACTTCATCATTTCTGAATTTGAGAAACATAAATTAAGG TTGTTTAAAATGGAGGACGTGAGCATGGGTATGTGGGTTGAGCAGTTCAATAACTCCAGAGCAGTTGAATACATACATAGTGTCAAGTTCTGTCAGTTTGGATGCATAGACGATTACTACACCGCACATTACCAGTCCCCAAGGCAAATGACATGCTTGTGGGACAAACTGCAGGCAGGGAAGCCTCGGTGCTGTAACATGAGATGA